A region of Moorena producens PAL-8-15-08-1 DNA encodes the following proteins:
- the rplC gene encoding 50S ribosomal protein L3: MSVGILGTKLGMTQVFDDEGRAIPVTVVKAGPCTVTQIKTNQTDGYNAIQIGYDQVKPKAITKPEIGHLAKSSAPPLRHLREYRVDDSSKFELGQPVNTDMFSIGQIVDVSGKTIGRGFAGYQKRHNFRRGPMAHGSKNHRLPGSTGAGTTPGRTYPGKKMAGRYGGTKVTIRKLEVVKIDAERNLLLIKGAVPGKPGTLLSIAPTNKVGR; the protein is encoded by the coding sequence GTGTCTGTCGGTATCCTCGGTACCAAACTCGGTATGACCCAAGTGTTCGATGATGAAGGAAGAGCGATTCCTGTAACCGTCGTCAAAGCTGGGCCATGTACTGTGACCCAAATAAAAACCAACCAGACAGATGGCTACAATGCCATTCAAATTGGTTATGACCAAGTCAAGCCAAAGGCAATTACTAAGCCTGAAATAGGACACTTGGCTAAGTCCAGCGCCCCACCCTTACGCCACCTACGTGAGTACCGCGTGGATGATAGCAGTAAGTTTGAACTGGGTCAGCCAGTCAATACCGATATGTTCAGTATTGGTCAAATTGTCGATGTCAGCGGTAAAACCATTGGTCGCGGGTTTGCCGGTTATCAGAAACGTCACAACTTCAGGCGAGGACCGATGGCTCATGGTTCCAAAAACCACCGCCTCCCAGGTTCCACTGGAGCAGGGACCACCCCTGGTCGTACCTATCCAGGGAAGAAAATGGCTGGTCGTTACGGCGGTACCAAGGTGACAATTCGCAAACTTGAGGTAGTCAAGATAGATGCAGAGCGCAATTTGCTACTGATTAAAGGTGCAGTTCCCGGTAAACCAGGGACACTCTTGAGCATTGCACCCACTAATAAAGTCGGACGTTAG